From the genome of Psychrilyobacter atlanticus DSM 19335, one region includes:
- a CDS encoding ABC transporter ATP-binding protein encodes METINKKSSINIIKNILLFLKPFKGKIAVIFISIIIISGLEAYLPVMQKIAIDDFILRGTTQGINLFLIKYIAITMSLLILIYIFISFGGKVEMALVYSLREKAFEKLQYQSFSYFDINADGWIMARMTSDIRKIGEIVAWGFVDMIWSIGFLSGILVMMFRLNYKLALVLTLLLPILIIISIYFQRKILRSQRDVRKINSLITGAYNEGILGAKTSKILVNEEKNIDEFENLSSRMNRTSVGAAIITALYLPMIIGLNSVGLVAVLGIGKNFILNGVISVGTLVLFINYTTMFFDPIKQFSRVFTEMQSAHASFERVLELIHSDLEIEDSKEIIEKYGDLCEKKIHNWEKIEGNVEFKDVDFKYNNGEPILQDFNLKISSGETIALVGETGSGKSTIVNLACRFYEPTKGSVLIDGTDYKERSQSWLHHNLGYVLQTPHLFSGTIKDNISYGKREATFEEIVGAAKLVKAHDFIHKFKHGYDTEVGEGGNNLSTGQKQLISFARAILKNPSIFILDEATSSIDAESEKMIQDATDILLHGRTSFIIAHRLSTIINADRILVIKDGKIIEEGNHHFLMDKKGSYFTLYTHQFTRDKESKLMSQN; translated from the coding sequence GATGACTTTATTCTCCGGGGAACTACCCAGGGAATAAATTTATTTTTAATAAAATATATTGCAATCACCATGAGTCTACTGATTTTAATCTACATCTTTATCTCCTTTGGGGGAAAAGTCGAAATGGCACTGGTTTACTCTCTCAGAGAAAAAGCCTTTGAAAAATTACAATATCAATCATTTTCATACTTTGATATCAATGCTGATGGATGGATCATGGCAAGAATGACCTCTGATATTAGAAAAATTGGAGAAATTGTAGCTTGGGGATTTGTAGATATGATCTGGAGTATCGGATTTTTAAGTGGTATCTTGGTAATGATGTTTAGATTAAACTATAAACTGGCCTTGGTCCTTACCCTTTTACTTCCAATTTTAATTATAATAAGTATCTATTTTCAAAGAAAAATTTTGAGAAGCCAAAGAGATGTACGAAAAATCAATTCCCTTATTACCGGGGCATACAACGAGGGTATTTTAGGAGCTAAAACATCTAAGATCCTGGTAAATGAAGAAAAAAATATCGATGAATTTGAGAATTTAAGTTCTCGAATGAATAGAACATCTGTAGGAGCAGCTATTATTACTGCACTCTACCTTCCTATGATAATAGGATTGAACAGTGTCGGCCTTGTGGCAGTCTTAGGAATAGGTAAAAATTTTATTTTAAATGGAGTAATCAGTGTAGGAACCTTGGTTCTTTTTATTAACTATACCACCATGTTCTTTGATCCCATAAAACAATTTTCCCGAGTCTTTACAGAGATGCAGTCAGCTCACGCCTCCTTTGAAAGGGTATTAGAGCTCATTCATTCAGACCTTGAAATTGAAGATTCTAAAGAAATAATTGAAAAATATGGAGACCTATGTGAGAAAAAAATTCATAACTGGGAAAAAATAGAAGGTAATGTTGAATTTAAAGATGTTGATTTCAAATATAATAATGGAGAACCGATCCTCCAAGACTTTAATCTTAAAATATCTTCCGGTGAAACCATCGCCCTGGTAGGAGAAACGGGATCTGGAAAGTCCACAATTGTAAACCTTGCATGCAGGTTTTATGAACCTACAAAGGGGAGTGTTCTTATAGATGGTACCGATTATAAGGAAAGATCTCAGAGCTGGCTCCACCATAACCTCGGTTATGTCCTCCAAACTCCTCATCTATTCAGTGGTACAATCAAAGATAATATCTCCTACGGAAAGAGGGAAGCTACATTTGAAGAGATTGTAGGAGCAGCCAAATTAGTAAAGGCACATGATTTTATTCATAAATTTAAACATGGTTACGACACAGAAGTAGGAGAGGGAGGAAATAACCTTTCTACAGGACAAAAACAATTGATCTCCTTTGCTAGAGCTATTCTAAAAAATCCCAGTATATTTATCTTGGATGAGGCCACTTCCTCTATAGATGCAGAGAGTGAAAAGATGATTCAAGATGCTACTGATATCCTTTTACATGGAAGAACCAGCTTTATAATTGCTCATAGACTCTCAACTATAATCAATGCTGACAGGATCCTGGTTATAAAGGATGGAAAGATTATAGAGGAAGGAAATCATCATTTTCTGATGGATAAAAAAGGTAGCTACTTCACCCTTTACACCCATCAATTTACCCGGGATAAAGAATCAAAGTTAATGTCACAGAACTAA
- a CDS encoding GNAT family N-acetyltransferase, with protein MKEYYLKNNRNYTIREIDLGDAKHFINYRTTLADETTYMRASRSELNLNLEVQNKSIENFINYENQYSIVAELNGVIIGNLQFRGGERQRTKHAGEFGISVLKNYWGNRIGYNLLAHLIEWAKDNKVVKKINLEVREDNKSAIALYKKLGFELEGTIRKNFFADGKYYDSYIMGIIFE; from the coding sequence ATGAAAGAATATTATTTAAAAAATAACAGGAACTACACAATTCGAGAGATAGATCTTGGAGATGCTAAACATTTTATAAACTATAGAACTACTTTGGCAGATGAGACTACTTATATGAGAGCTTCCAGATCGGAATTAAACCTCAATTTAGAAGTTCAAAATAAATCTATTGAAAATTTTATAAACTATGAAAATCAATACTCTATTGTTGCAGAATTGAACGGAGTAATCATAGGGAACCTCCAATTTAGAGGGGGAGAGCGTCAGAGAACCAAACATGCAGGTGAATTTGGAATAAGTGTCTTAAAAAATTATTGGGGTAATCGAATTGGATATAACCTGTTGGCTCACCTCATTGAGTGGGCTAAAGATAATAAGGTTGTAAAGAAAATTAATCTGGAAGTCCGGGAAGATAATAAGAGTGCTATTGCTCTGTATAAAAAATTAGGTTTTGAATTGGAGGGAACCATCAGAAAAAATTTCTTTGCCGATGGTAAATATTATGATTCATATATTATGGGAATTATCTTTGAGTAA
- a CDS encoding chalcone isomerase family protein, with product MKKLILYLSIFSILSYSQTINGVILKDKIKVHGQDLVLNGAGTRNKFFMDIYVGSLYVVFPTNDAVSIINSNTIKSMHLNIISNWINRRLLKSALRSELKNSSTKEEMDQLQDEIDIFLSTFNEEIKKGDEFIFNIIPNIGVEVYKNNKLIKSIQGNLFSRRLIQLWIGNTPVDEKLKIEILGGSEIKY from the coding sequence ATGAAAAAACTTATCTTGTATTTGTCTATTTTTTCTATACTTTCATATTCCCAGACAATCAATGGTGTAATTTTAAAGGATAAAATTAAAGTCCACGGCCAGGATCTTGTTTTAAACGGTGCCGGGACTAGAAATAAATTTTTTATGGATATATATGTGGGATCTTTATATGTTGTATTTCCTACAAATGATGCCGTATCTATAATTAACTCCAATACCATTAAAAGTATGCACCTTAATATTATATCTAACTGGATCAATCGCAGATTATTAAAAAGTGCTCTCCGGTCTGAATTGAAAAACTCCTCTACCAAAGAAGAGATGGATCAACTTCAGGATGAGATAGACATTTTTTTATCTACATTTAATGAGGAAATAAAAAAAGGAGATGAATTTATCTTTAATATAATTCCCAATATAGGAGTAGAAGTTTATAAAAATAATAAACTGATCAAATCTATACAGGGAAACCTATTCAGTAGAAGATTGATCCAGCTATGGATCGGAAATACTCCAGTAGATGAAAAACTAAAAATTGAAATTTTAGGAGGTTCAGAGATAAAATATTGA